From Chloroflexota bacterium:
CATGCCTCGGCATTGCGGTTAACGAAAGCATCGAGGCTCCGCCGGAGCATTTCCACTGTCTTCTGAGCCATGCGGGGCAAGTCGATCAGCGGCTTCAGCGGCGGCTCATTGCCGATCATAACCGCAATTTTGGCAGTGCCTTCAGCGTGATCGGCAATCCTCTCCAGGTCGATGATGATATTCAGGACGGCGATAATAACCCTCAGATCACTGGCCATCGGCTGCTGAGTGACGATGAGTTCAACGCATTTCTCTTCGATGTCGAAACGCTTCTGATTTATCTTGGCATCATCAGCGACAACCTGACGTGCCAGCTCCAAGTCCCTGCTCTTGAGGGCTTCCATGGAGCGTTCGATGGCCTTTTCTGCCATGCTGCCCATAAATAGGACTTCATTCTGAAGTGCAGTGAGATGGCGGTGAAAACTCTCTCTTGGCATTGGCATTTTTATCGCCCTCCTTTAACCGAAGCGACCGGTAATATAGTCCTCGGTCCTCTTATCCCGTGGCCGGCTGAACAACTCGCTGGTCTTGCCATATTCTATCAGTTCCCCCAACAGCAGGAATCCGGTCCAGTCGGACACCCGGCCAGCCTGCTGCAAGTTATGGGTGACAATGACGATGGTGTACCGCTCCTTTAGTTCATCCATCAGTTCCTCTATTCTCAGTGTTGACTGAGGATCAAGAGCAGAGCAAGGCTCATCCATAAGTAAGACCTCTGGCTCTGTCGCTAATGCTCGGGCGATACACAGCCTCTGCTGCTGTCCTCCTGAGAGTGCCAACCCTGATTTTCCAATTACATCCTTTACCTCATCCCATAGAGCGGCAGCCCGCAGGCTCTTCTCCACTACGTCGCTGAGAGAGACGTTACGGTCCATGCCTAGCACACGGGGGCCGAAGGCCACATTATCGAAGATAGACTTGGGGAAAGGATTCGGCTGCTGGAATACCATCCCCACCCTTTTTCTCACCTCCACCACATCAACGCTAGGCCCGTAGATGTTCTGCCCATCCAGAAGTACCTCACCCTCGAGGCGTACTCCCGGGATGGTGTCGTTCATCCTATTCAGGACACGCAGGAATGTCGACTTGCCGCAGCCTGACGGCCCAATGAAGGCGGTGATCTGATTGTCCGGGACTTTCAGGCTGACGTTTCTTAAGGCCTGCCGCTTGCCATAGTAGAAGCTAAGCTGCCTGGTTTCTATCTTCGTGTCCATATCAGGTTCCTCCAGCCATTCTCGCACGAAAGCGCTGCGACAGCCAGTTCGTAATTGAGTTGGCAACTACTATTACTATGATTAAGATGACTCCGGTGGCAAATGCCCCATCAAGGTTATTGGTCACTGTCGCCAGGTAGAAGACATGCAGTGCCAATGTCCGCCCGGATGACAAGAGAGACGTGGGCAGGGCAGTAGTGCCACCCATAGTCACGTAGAGGGCGGCAGTCTCTCCCACTGCTCGTCCGATGCAGAGGATCACCCCGGTGGCTATTCCGCTAATAGCGGCGGGAAGAGTCACTCGCCATGTCGTCTGCCACTTCGTGGCTCCCAGTGCCAAAGCCGCCTCTCTATAAGAGCGGGGGACTGCTTTTATGGCCTCCTCAGAAGTGCGGATGAGGGTTGGCAGCAGAAGGCAGACCAGGGTCAGAGCTCCGGAGAGAATGGAGAAGTGAAAATGCAGAGCGATGACCAGAAATGCAAAACCAAACATGCCAAAGACGATAGATGGCACGCCTGCCAGAACCTCAGTCCCGAAGCGGATGAACCGCGTCAGTCTGTTATCGGGCGCGTACTCCGCCAGGTAGACGGCAGCTCCTACGCCCAGCGGCACCAGGATCAGCAAGGTGAGCCCCACTAGGTATAGGGTGCTAACGATGACGGTGGAAATACCCCCGGCCCCAGACGTTCCACCTTTCGGAGCGGTGGTCAGGAAGGACCAACCGATGTGCGGCAATCCCCGATACATGGTGTAGCCGATAATCACCAGGAGGGCAAGAACGGTGGTGGCACCGGTTGCCCAGATGCATACCACAGCCAGCTTCTGGGTGAGTCTAGCAGACACCCTGGGCACGGCTCCCCCTCCTCATGATGATGAGTGCGACGCCATTGATGACGATGATCAAAAGGAACAGCACGACTGACATGGCAAAAAGGGCGCTGCGCTGTACTCCTGATGCCTCAGGGGCCTCTGCGGCAATAGTACCTGCCAGAGTGCTGGCCGGGCTGAACAGTGACGAAGGTATAACTGCGGCATTGCCGAGGACCATGATCATGGCCATGGCTTCTCCTATAGCCCGGCCCATCGCCAGGACAACGGAGGCAACGATGCCGGAGCGGGCTCCTGGAAGAAGGACCCGCCATATGGTCTGCCAGTGAGTGGCCCCCAGAGCCAGAGCGCCTTCCCTGTGGCTCTTGGGTACGGCCCTGATGCTGTCCTCGCTGATGCTGACGATAGTCGGCAGAATCATCACGGCCAGAACGATGATTCCAGCGGCTACGCTGAGTCCGGGGCCTTCAATACGACGGACCAACGGGACGACAATCACTAGGCCCACCAGCCCGTAGACCACCGAAGGGATGCCCACCAGAAGCTCCACTGCCGGCCTCAAGAACTGACGAACCCGTTGGGGAGCCACTTCTGCCAGCAGAATGGCACAGCCAATACCCAGAGGTACTGCCAGGATCAAGGCACCCGCCGTGACCACTACAGAGCCCACTATCATCGGCAGGATGCCGTACCGGCCCTCGCCTGGTGTATCGCTTGGACGCCAGACTTCTCCGAAGAGAAAGTGCCACAGGCCAACCTCTCGAATGGCTGGCAGTGCTGCCCTAAAGATGTACACAGCGATGGCCGCCAGTATCACCAGAGAAAGAAAGGCACAAACGAGGAGCAACATCCTCGAACTACGGTCGATCAGGTATCGCGATCTCATATACCCTTTTTCTATCATACGCCGAATAGGATGGCCTTGTGAAAGCCATCCTATCGCGTAGTTCGGGATGCTAGGTTAGATCATTTCACTGCGATGTAACCGTTTTCAGCCACAATCTGCTGCCCCTCTGTGCTCTGGCAGAAGTCGATAAAATCCTTCACCAACCCGGTGGGCTGCTCCTTGGTGAGGAAGTATAGCGGACGAACGATGGGATAGATTCCATCCTTGGCATTCGCCTCGGTAGCCGCGACACCATCAATAGCCAGTGCCTTGATGGAGCTGTCAACGTAGGCCAATGACTCGAAGCCGATTGCGTTAGGGTTACCAGCAACAGCCTGCTTTATGGCTCCGCTTGACGTCTGCTGCAAAGCGGAGCTGGTGATGTTCTCACTCCCCATCACCAAGTCCTGGAAGGCGGTCCTGGTACCAGATCCTGACTCTCTCACAAACACGAAAATTTCGTCATCAGCCCCGCCAACGTCCTGCCAGTTGACGATGGCGCCGCTGAAGATGCCTACCACCTGCGCCTTGGTCAGTCCGGGGACGGCATTGCCGGGGTTGGTAATGATGCCGATCCCATCCTTGGCCAGAAGATGTGTGACCAGCGCTGGCTCACCCGACTTCAAGTCTCTGGATGCTGCGCCGATGTCAAACGTGCCCTCATTGGCGCCCTTGATACCAGCGGCAGTACCTCCACCTGCGATGGTGATGGATACATCGGGGTGCTTCAGTTGAAAGGCATCTGCCAGCGCCTGCGCCAGAGGCTGTACGGTAGTCGATCCCCCCACACTGACACTGCCCGATAGTTGCTTCCCGCAGCCAACCAGCACCAGGGACAAAGCCAGCACGCCCGCCAGAACTAATAACATCCAACTTCTACTTGGCTTGATAGTCATATCTCCTCCTTCTCAATATGTTGTTCTATTTCAACGCGCCCGCCAGGTTCATCTCCGACCGGGGGATCGCGTACCCTTCTTTGAGGGCCTCGGGGTGATGGAACAGAAGGTTTGCCACCGCCTCGGCAGTCGCCAAGTTGGTTGCCAGGGGGATATTGTGTACGTCACACACCCGAAGCAGCGCCGACACGTCCGGCTCGTGGGGATGAGCGGTCAACGGGTCGCGCAGAAAGATCAATGCCTGCACATCACCGTTGGCTATCAGCGCTCCAATCTGCTGATCGCCGCCTTCCGGGCCGCTCTTCATCCGTTTTACCGGCAGTCCGATTTTGTCTTGAATGAATTTCCCGGTCGTTCCTGTAGCCACCAGGTTGAGTTTGGAGAACTCGTCCCGATGTGCCTGCACGAGGAAGACCATGTCGGCCTTCTTGGCATCATGGGCTATCAGGGCTAGAGTAGGTCTCTCCATATTTCACCGCCTTTCTCTGAACAGTCTGTTCATCGGTTCAGTCCTATTGAATACCCACATCTTGATTCCTAGCATAACAGGCAATGTTTAAGGCATGATTAAGGTTTTGTTAAGAGAAGGTTAAATCGATGGACTTCAAGTCATCAACATCAGTATCCTCACTCGAAAGAGGAGTCCATCTCAGTCTTGCTTTGCCACGGCAGAGATCAAAGCAAGAAGCAGATTGTTCAAAATGTCAAGAGGTTGTCGGCCGCAGGAGGAGCAGGAGCCTTCGTCAACTGGCTAGAAAGTAGGGTCTCTCACACGAGCCTATAAGAGGGACTCATGAGGCAGCGTCAGCATCTACTGGGTCCAGTAGTGGCCTGGCAGACTAATGCAAGTGCCTAGGCAGGCCACTTATTCTGATGATGGACTGGAGCTCTGCGAAGCGCTGGGTTATGAGGGACCCATGTGGTACTTGGTTCAGATTTGCCGCTCAGTCGGGACCGTTGGGACTTGGGAATCTGATGGTTTGCAGAACATCAGCGTTTGCGTCCCTGGAGAGAATCTCGACCTGGTGCAAGCCGGCGTTTATGTTCCTCGAATACGTCGCAATCCAGTGTGGATATACTTGGGCTTTAGCCTCCTCCCACTCTCCTACAGATGCGTCCCAAAGCTCAAGCCATCTCTCAGGGGCCTCTTTGTTATCGAATACCATGACCTGAATTTCGTATCCTCTGTAGAGCTGGCCTTGCCAATCCTGTCTCAACCGACTTGCCAGGTCTGCAGCGGACACCTCATCGGCACTAGGTGAAACAAGGGTAACAAAGACCGTTTCGCCCCTTATTCCAATCGTCTCAAATGTCATTGCGGGTTTACTTTGGGACCTGCAGGCAGCTATTAGAGCAACTACCATAAGTAATACTCCGGCCAGTTTCCTTGATCGTTTCATCATTTTCACGCGACTCTGTTAGAAAGCGACCTGCCTTGGATCATTCTATCACTCCAGAATCTCAGTTAGGTCACGGAGGATGGCTTGGGCTAGGGGGCCAGAGGCAGGGTGAAACTGAAGGTGGTCCCCTTCCCCTCCACACTCTCCGCCCAAATCCGGCCACCGTGGGCTTCGACTATGTGCTTGGCGATGGCCAATCCTAGGCCGGTGCCGCCACCAGCACGGGCCCTGTCTGCCTTGTAGAACCGCTCGAAGACACGTGGCAGATCATCGGGAGAAATGCCGACACCCGTATCGGACACTGAAACAAGGAGATTGTTGCCGTCTACTCTGGCCTTGACATCAATTCGACCGCCAGGCGGTGTGAACTTGATCGCATTATGAATAAGGTTTAGTAAGACCTGCTCCACCCTGCCCTCGTCAGCCGAGACCCGTGGCAAGCCTGAGGCGATTTGTGTTTCCAGACGAAGCTCAGCTCGTTCAGACTGCGCCTTCAGCCTTTCCACAGCACGCACCACAATGTCAGCTACGTTGACAGACCTCCTCTGAAGGAGAGCCTCACCGCTCTCAATACGGGAGAGGTCTCCCATCTCCTGAACCATCTGGGCCAGCCTGTCGACCTCGGCGTTCATCTTGCCCAGAAAGTCCTTGGCCACAGAGGGTTGTTCGATGGCCCCGTCACGCAGAGTCTCAGTCAGCGCTTTGAGTGATGTGATTGGCGTGCGGAGCTCGTGGGACAGGTTGGCGATGAAGTCCCGACGAATCGTCTCCAGCTTCCGCAGTTCGGTGAGGTCCTGGACCAGCACTAAGCAGCCGGGTTCTCCCTGAAAGGGCGTGACTATGGCACCAAGGAACTGCTTCCTGGGCCTCACCTTTACTAATCCCGTTTGTTGCTCCCTTGTGGTGAGGCAACGCTGGAGCAGCGCATCAAGCTCATAGTCACGCACTACCTGGATGAAGGTATGCCCCAAGGCCATGTCCTTTGAGATCTGAAATGTCTTCTCTGCAGCCCTGTTCAGCATTGTCACTCTGCTGTCACCATCGATCACGAAAATGGCATCATCCATGTGAGCGAAGATGACTGCCATTCTGTCTCGCTCAGCAGTGATGAGGGCCATCATTTGCTTCAGTTGTGAGGCCATTCGATTAAAGGCTCTGGCCAGTTGACCGACCTCGTCCATCGATGTCACAACTATTTCCTGGTCGAGGTCTCCTTCAGCCATCTTTTTGGAAATCCTGGTCAGCTTCTTGACTGGCTCAACGGTGATTCTCGTTATCTGAAATGCCAGTAGAATAGCAAGAGCAGCAGCCACTAGGGATCCCACAATAATCACCATGTTGATATGCCCCATGGATGCGCCGATCCGGCTCAAGGGGATAGACACCCGCGCCACCCCCACTATCTCGCCGCTTGTACTTATGGGGACGGCAACATACATCATGTCATAGCCCAGAGTCTCGCTGTGGCGGATGCTGCTCCCTACCCCGTCGGCGATGGCCTGCTTTACCTCTGGCCGGTCAGAGTGGTTATCCATTGTTGCAGGGTCTTCTTCGGAATCGCCAACCACCCGCCCATCTTTGTCGATGATGGTCACGCGAGCGCTGATCTGCCGCCCCACTCTCTCTGCCGAATCGTTGGTCTCACTCGGCTGGCCGCTCGCAAAATGCGGTGCGGCACTGTCTGCCACCAGCCACGCCTGATCAGTGAGCTGTGTCTTCAGGTTATTGACATAGTCTTCTCGAAAGAAGTGGGACAGATAGGCGCTTAGCCCACCAATGCAAACGACGATAAGTACTGCAAAGGCTATCGCTATTCGCCATCTGATACTACGAAACACTGCTACTCCTCGAACTTGTAGCCCACACCCCTCACCGTCAAAAGGTGTTTGGGATGACCAGGATCAACCTCAATCTTCTGTCTTAACCACCTGACATGGACATCTACAGTCCGCGTGTCACCTGCGTAGTCATAACCCCAGACTTTCTCCAGCAGATGATCACGGCTGAACACTTGCCCGCAGTTTCTCGCCAGAAATGCAAGGAGGGCGAACTCGGTGGGGGGCAAGTCGATGACGTGGCCACTGTGAGAGACTCTGTGCCGGGCAACGTCAATATCGAGATCACCAGACCTGAACGATGAAGAAGCCGCCTCGCCTGCAGGGGCTGTCTCCCTCTTTATCATTTCCGCACGCCGAAGGATTGCTCTAACGCGCGCCACAAGCTCCCTCATGCTGAAGGGCTTGGGCATGTAGTCATCAGCACCGAGCTCCAGCCCAACAATCTTGTCGAGTTCTTCGGTCTTGGCAGTGAGCATCAGAATAGGCACCGTCATCTCCTGCCGCAGGATGCGGCAAACCTCGTATCCATCCAGCTTCGGGAGCATGATGTCAAGGATAACCAGTGCCGGGCTCTCGCTCCGGGCAATTTCCAGAGCCCGGACTCCATCGGAAGCAGTGAGTACGTCATAGCCTTCCTTGCTGAAGTTGTACTTCAACACATCGAGCAGGGTTTGGTCATCTTCCACAACGAGGACTTTGCTGCCGATCATCCCTATTTCCCTTGGCAAGAATATAACCTTTACGACCCAGGTAAATCAACTTCAGGTGCTGATTTGTGGAACCGGGACCGGCAAGCGAGGATACGCTTCGAAAGCACCCCGGGCATTGTTTTGTGGCAGACTGGCAGCTAAGGATGCTTTACGTTAGACTTGAATAGAACGAGCATGAAAGCGAATGAGCTGATAGAGCGGGTTATCTCTCTGTTCTTCTGGCAGTTGCCTTCGGTATCGCTCTTTCGGGAGGTTTTTCCCCTTCTTTGCCCGACCGGAGTGATTTATTAAAAGCCATACTTATGGCTCTGGTTGGTGTATTGTTGGGCTTTGTGCTTCATGAGATGGGTCATAGGTTCCTTGCCAGAAGGTTCGGCTGCCATGCAGAGTATGTTATGTGGCCCGCTGGCTTGATAATAGCACTGCTGGGGTCACTTATCGGTATTGTCTTCGCTGCTCCTGGAGCACTTGTGATATATCTGCAGAGAGGTGCATTGGGAGAAATAGCCTTGACCAAAGAGGGGTTGGGGCTGATCTCGATAGCCGGACTGGTGATGAACATTTCCCTCGCCCTTGTATTCCTGGTGCTGTACCTGGCTAAACCTCACCTCCTCTTTAGCCTTGGGGCACAGGTCAACAGTTGGCTGGCTGTTTTCAATTTAATTCCCCTGGGGCCATTCGATGGGGCGAAGATTTTGGAATGGAATAAGGCAGCCTGGGGACTTGTCCTGGTAGTTGGCATCGGGCTCTTTATCTTCCAGATGATATACTTGGGCTAGCGCAATCACATTCCACCATCAAACCTCCTGCTCTATCTGAAAGGCAGCTACCTGCCTCTTCTCGCTGGCATTGATTGCCGATCCTTTTGTTGGGAATGTGTCTCCCATCATGACATAATCCTGCAGCAAGATGACCTTGGCATAAATTTCTTGGAATGCTATGATCTGCCACGATGGTTATCTATCGCACTCGTGTTGTATTACCATCGTCAAGAAGGAAGGAAGCACGTGGACCAACATGAGATAGGGCTTGCTTCGGTGATTTATCGTATCATTAAAGATCGTATAGGTTGTATTCCGTTGAATGAAAACAGTGCAGAGGGGCAGAAGACCCTTTGGCGGGGGCTTGGGGATGTCACACACCTCTACTTTTATTCCTGCCAGCTTGTTTTGGCGGGGACCACTTGCAGGAGTTCTGGGGGGATCAGCATGCCCTTGGCCAAGGGCGAGGTTAATGCGCCGCCCACGGAGTGGGGTTTTGCTGGAATCCTCTCGGACCGCAGGGCCTCGGTGAACCCATCAGCTTGCCCAGATGGCGTCGATTATTTTTGTCCTTACGGTCTGCCAAGCGGGGATGAACGCTGAGGCTATGGCCACCGCACAGAGGATGCCGGCTGAGGAGGCCAGAATCGGCACGCTTACTGGAAGTAAGACATCGCCAAAGGGGAAATGGAAGGGATAGCGTGCTTCAATTGGCACCACGACGTAGACATAGATGATAGCCGCTGCCAGGATGCCGACAATGGCATACAAGATGGCGCGGATAATGTACGATATTACAATGGAAGCGGACGTTATGCCGATAGCCCGTTCGATGCCAATTTGTCTCCGCTTGTTGGCCAGGTCAACATAGGTAACGATGAAGATCGTGATCGCCGCCACAATCAGGGCGGTAGTCCGCAGGATGGTAATAATCTGGTCAAAGCTCTTCGTCATGCTTTTGAGGGTTCCCAGTGAATCTTTCCACGTCTGGAATCTGAATTCTCCTGGCCTCAAGGCTTCTATCTTGTTCATCACCAAATCCGGTTTGGCGTTTGGCTGCACCTTCACATGAATGCTCATTGCCTTGCCATTTATCACGGGATAGATACTGTTGGCCTCCTTCTGGGTGATATAAGCTCTGAGGTCACTTTGGATAAGTTCAGTATAGAATATGCCCTTGACCGTGTACTCCCTCTCCACGCCGGTAACGTACTTGATGGTCACACGGTCATCGGCATGCACTGTCCTGAGAGAGCTGGCGTAGAATTCCAGGTTTTCCTGACCGCTCCCGGCTATCTGAAGGCCGAGCAGCACCTGGTCGGTGTCTTCAGGATCAAGATACTTGCCCTCAATTATCTTCTCTGAGATTTGAAACACCCTGCTGTCCTTTGCTGGATCAATGGCATAGACCACAGAAGTGATATGTTCTCCCTGGTAGCTGATTTCAGTCCCCAGATTGCTTCTGGCACATGCTGCTGCCACCCCCTCAACAGACTCAATCCCCAAGACGAGTTCCTGTGCATTTGGTATAACCGGAATTTCATTGGTAGGCTGGACAACGATATCCCCGGACAGGAAATTCTTGGTCTTATCGTCTAGGCTGTGCACCGCCCCGTCAAGGAGCGCCGGCGTGAAAATCAGATTGAGATACACCAGGATCAGCATGGCAATGGTAAGCGTGAGGACCCGCAAGTTTCCTCTTGTGAGAGACTTGAGAGCGAGGAAAGCAGCTACCTTCAGCGAATTCATTGTCGTTGACAGCACCTAGATGTATTCAGAAACTTGCCTCCCATCTTTGAGGAAAACGAATCTGTTGGCGTATTTCTTATCGTCCGTATCGTGCGATACGAAGACGATGGTGATGCCCAGTTCCTTGTTCAGATTCAGAAGAGTTTCCATTACGACCTCGGATGAAATGCTATCGAGATTGGCACACGGCTCATCGGCAAATAGCACGCGGGGGCTGTTGATCAGTGCCCTGGCAATAGCCACTCTCTGTTGCTCTCCGCCCGAGAGTTCCCTTGGCTTGTGATTCGTTCGCTCACCCAGTCCCACCATCTCCAGTAGCTCTGCTGCCTTCCTTCTGTAGTCAGCCACCTTGCCGCCCAGCATCATCCCGGGAAGATAGACGTTTTCGTGCGCAGTCAGCTCCCCCAGAAGCGCATACTCCTGGAAGATGTAGCCCAGGTGCGTTAAACGCATTCTTGCCCGGGCACCATCGGAGAGGCGGGTCAAATCCTGACCCTCGAAGATAACCTGTCCGGAGGTCGGACGATCGATGAGCCCCATCTGTCTCAGCAGCGTTGACTTCCCGGAGCCGCTCTTTCCCATAATGCAAATTATGTCTCTTGCCTCAATCGACAATGAGATATCCATCAAAGCGTTGACCTCGACGCTTCCGAGTTTGTAGATCCTGGTGAGGTTCTTGATGCTTATCATCTGAAACACAAATTGCTTTTGAAATGAGGTTTGTTAGTGCTACACAATATTATATAACTAATATTGCCAACTTGCCCCATATTTAACAGGATATGCTGCCGATCGCAGGCGCAAGTTGTACTTTTGTGCCACTAGACTTGACGTGGCACAATTGTTTGACCAGCCCTGTATTTCCCTGTTAGACTGATCCTAGGAGCAATATATCGAGAAAACAGGCAGACAAAACAATGGGCGCTGCTCATGCTAACGTGAGCCGCTCCGGAAGGGGGGAAATGAAATGGCTACCAAGGTAAAAACTAAGGCATTGCAGGAGTTCCAGGAAGCCACCAGTACCCTGGTCAATCCATCTCTGCGCAAGTGGAAGGAACAGGGAGGCAAGATCATAGGCTGCTACTGCTCCTATGTCCCGGAGGAGGTTATTACAGCGGCAGGCTTTGTCCCGTTCCGTATGCGCGGTACGGGCAGCACCGGGACGGACATGGCTGATACCTGTGTGAGCAGCATCAACTGCAGCTTCTCCCGCCATTCCCTGGACCTGGGCCTGCGGGGTGAGTACAGTTTCCTAGACGGCGTGGTGTGGGTCAATAGCTGCGATCACGTTCGCCGCATCTATGACCACTGGAAGCGCAAGATAGACACTCCCTACCTGCGCCTTATCAGCCTCCCCAAGAAGGTGGAGGAACCGCAGGTGGAATGGTTCCGGGGTGAAATCGCCATGTTCAGAGACTCCATGAAGGACCACTTCGGGGTGTTTATATCGGATGAACGCCTGTGGAAGGCCATCAAGCTGCACAACGAGACGCGGCGGCTGCAGAGGCAACTCTATGAGCTCCGAAA
This genomic window contains:
- the phoU gene encoding phosphate signaling complex protein PhoU, which encodes MPRESFHRHLTALQNEVLFMGSMAEKAIERSMEALKSRDLELARQVVADDAKINQKRFDIEEKCVELIVTQQPMASDLRVIIAVLNIIIDLERIADHAEGTAKIAVMIGNEPPLKPLIDLPRMAQKTVEMLRRSLDAFVNRNAEACRKICAEDDEIDHLYDQVFRELLTFMAEDSKTITRATRLIWVGHNLERSADRVTNICERVIYVVTGKMEEIGASKY
- the pstB gene encoding phosphate ABC transporter ATP-binding protein PstB — translated: MDTKIETRQLSFYYGKRQALRNVSLKVPDNQITAFIGPSGCGKSTFLRVLNRMNDTIPGVRLEGEVLLDGQNIYGPSVDVVEVRKRVGMVFQQPNPFPKSIFDNVAFGPRVLGMDRNVSLSDVVEKSLRAAALWDEVKDVIGKSGLALSGGQQQRLCIARALATEPEVLLMDEPCSALDPQSTLRIEELMDELKERYTIVIVTHNLQQAGRVSDWTGFLLLGELIEYGKTSELFSRPRDKRTEDYITGRFG
- the pstA gene encoding phosphate ABC transporter permease PstA, translated to MSARLTQKLAVVCIWATGATTVLALLVIIGYTMYRGLPHIGWSFLTTAPKGGTSGAGGISTVIVSTLYLVGLTLLILVPLGVGAAVYLAEYAPDNRLTRFIRFGTEVLAGVPSIVFGMFGFAFLVIALHFHFSILSGALTLVCLLLPTLIRTSEEAIKAVPRSYREAALALGATKWQTTWRVTLPAAISGIATGVILCIGRAVGETAALYVTMGGTTALPTSLLSSGRTLALHVFYLATVTNNLDGAFATGVILIIVIVVANSITNWLSQRFRARMAGGT
- the pstC gene encoding phosphate ABC transporter permease subunit PstC, which encodes MRSRYLIDRSSRMLLLVCAFLSLVILAAIAVYIFRAALPAIREVGLWHFLFGEVWRPSDTPGEGRYGILPMIVGSVVVTAGALILAVPLGIGCAILLAEVAPQRVRQFLRPAVELLVGIPSVVYGLVGLVIVVPLVRRIEGPGLSVAAGIIVLAVMILPTIVSISEDSIRAVPKSHREGALALGATHWQTIWRVLLPGARSGIVASVVLAMGRAIGEAMAMIMVLGNAAVIPSSLFSPASTLAGTIAAEAPEASGVQRSALFAMSVVLFLLIIVINGVALIIMRRGSRAQGVC
- a CDS encoding phosphate ABC transporter substrate-binding protein, coding for MTIKPSRSWMLLVLAGVLALSLVLVGCGKQLSGSVSVGGSTTVQPLAQALADAFQLKHPDVSITIAGGGTAAGIKGANEGTFDIGAASRDLKSGEPALVTHLLAKDGIGIITNPGNAVPGLTKAQVVGIFSGAIVNWQDVGGADDEIFVFVRESGSGTRTAFQDLVMGSENITSSALQQTSSGAIKQAVAGNPNAIGFESLAYVDSSIKALAIDGVAATEANAKDGIYPIVRPLYFLTKEQPTGLVKDFIDFCQSTEGQQIVAENGYIAVK
- a CDS encoding methylglyoxal synthase; amino-acid sequence: MERPTLALIAHDAKKADMVFLVQAHRDEFSKLNLVATGTTGKFIQDKIGLPVKRMKSGPEGGDQQIGALIANGDVQALIFLRDPLTAHPHEPDVSALLRVCDVHNIPLATNLATAEAVANLLFHHPEALKEGYAIPRSEMNLAGALK
- a CDS encoding ATP-binding protein is translated as MFRSIRWRIAIAFAVLIVVCIGGLSAYLSHFFREDYVNNLKTQLTDQAWLVADSAAPHFASGQPSETNDSAERVGRQISARVTIIDKDGRVVGDSEEDPATMDNHSDRPEVKQAIADGVGSSIRHSETLGYDMMYVAVPISTSGEIVGVARVSIPLSRIGASMGHINMVIIVGSLVAAALAILLAFQITRITVEPVKKLTRISKKMAEGDLDQEIVVTSMDEVGQLARAFNRMASQLKQMMALITAERDRMAVIFAHMDDAIFVIDGDSRVTMLNRAAEKTFQISKDMALGHTFIQVVRDYELDALLQRCLTTREQQTGLVKVRPRKQFLGAIVTPFQGEPGCLVLVQDLTELRKLETIRRDFIANLSHELRTPITSLKALTETLRDGAIEQPSVAKDFLGKMNAEVDRLAQMVQEMGDLSRIESGEALLQRRSVNVADIVVRAVERLKAQSERAELRLETQIASGLPRVSADEGRVEQVLLNLIHNAIKFTPPGGRIDVKARVDGNNLLVSVSDTGVGISPDDLPRVFERFYKADRARAGGGTGLGLAIAKHIVEAHGGRIWAESVEGKGTTFSFTLPLAP
- a CDS encoding response regulator transcription factor — protein: MIGSKVLVVEDDQTLLDVLKYNFSKEGYDVLTASDGVRALEIARSESPALVILDIMLPKLDGYEVCRILRQEMTVPILMLTAKTEELDKIVGLELGADDYMPKPFSMRELVARVRAILRRAEMIKRETAPAGEAASSSFRSGDLDIDVARHRVSHSGHVIDLPPTEFALLAFLARNCGQVFSRDHLLEKVWGYDYAGDTRTVDVHVRWLRQKIEVDPGHPKHLLTVRGVGYKFEE
- a CDS encoding site-2 protease family protein, whose product is MPDRSDLLKAILMALVGVLLGFVLHEMGHRFLARRFGCHAEYVMWPAGLIIALLGSLIGIVFAAPGALVIYLQRGALGEIALTKEGLGLISIAGLVMNISLALVFLVLYLAKPHLLFSLGAQVNSWLAVFNLIPLGPFDGAKILEWNKAAWGLVLVVGIGLFIFQMIYLG
- a CDS encoding ABC transporter ATP-binding protein, which translates into the protein MISIKNLTRIYKLGSVEVNALMDISLSIEARDIICIMGKSGSGKSTLLRQMGLIDRPTSGQVIFEGQDLTRLSDGARARMRLTHLGYIFQEYALLGELTAHENVYLPGMMLGGKVADYRRKAAELLEMVGLGERTNHKPRELSGGEQQRVAIARALINSPRVLFADEPCANLDSISSEVVMETLLNLNKELGITIVFVSHDTDDKKYANRFVFLKDGRQVSEYI